The Geodermatophilaceae bacterium NBWT11 genome has a segment encoding these proteins:
- a CDS encoding Na+/H+ antiporter subunit E yields MTARVTRLRQQVPLLVWLVLVWNMLWGTFSWANLFSGLLIAIVATTLLPLPSVPASGRFRPLAALRFLGRFVVDLLVSSAEVSWLAFRPGRHRSAIITVQLRTDSDLLLTVIAEALSLVPGSLVLDLDREEQVLALHLVQVRDLAHVERQRANVLGMEDRVVRAFGSAEDIARLDRPDTDTPETQGTERLSQR; encoded by the coding sequence GTGACCGCGCGGGTGACCCGGCTGCGCCAGCAGGTGCCGCTGCTGGTCTGGCTGGTGCTGGTCTGGAACATGCTGTGGGGCACGTTCAGCTGGGCGAACCTGTTCAGCGGGCTGCTCATCGCGATCGTGGCGACGACGCTCCTGCCGCTGCCCAGCGTGCCCGCCTCCGGGCGCTTCCGGCCGCTGGCCGCGCTGCGCTTCCTGGGCCGGTTCGTGGTCGACCTGCTGGTGTCCAGCGCGGAGGTGTCGTGGCTGGCGTTCCGGCCCGGCCGGCACCGCTCGGCGATCATCACCGTGCAGCTGCGCACCGACTCCGACCTGCTGCTGACCGTCATCGCCGAGGCGTTGTCGCTGGTGCCCGGGTCGCTCGTGCTCGACCTGGACCGCGAGGAGCAGGTGCTCGCCCTGCACCTGGTGCAGGTGCGCGACCTGGCGCACGTCGAGCGGCAGCGGGCCAACGTGCTGGGCATGGAGGACCGCGTGGTGCGCGCCTTCGGCTCGGCCGAGGACATCGCCCGGCTCGACCGTCCCGACACCGACACCCCGGAGACCCAGGGCACCGAGAGGCTGAGCCAGCGATGA
- a CDS encoding pH regulation protein F, which translates to MTTVVPLVCFALLGVGAVLILARLAMGPSLLDRVVATDALLVTIACGIAVYCAVYEDISLEPVLLVVALLAFVGSVSVARYIGGMLVSTGDPATRGGDADLSGRADARSEGTP; encoded by the coding sequence ATGACGACCGTGGTCCCCCTCGTCTGCTTCGCCCTGCTGGGGGTGGGCGCCGTGCTGATCCTCGCCCGCCTCGCGATGGGCCCCTCCCTGCTGGACCGGGTGGTCGCCACCGACGCGCTGCTGGTGACCATCGCCTGCGGCATCGCCGTGTACTGCGCGGTCTACGAGGACATCTCGCTGGAACCGGTGCTGCTGGTCGTCGCCCTGCTGGCCTTCGTCGGGTCGGTCTCGGTGGCCCGCTACATCGGCGGCATGCTGGTGAGCACCGGGGACCCGGCCACCCGCGGGGGCGACGCCGACCTCTCCGGTCGGGCCGACGCACGCAGCGAGGGGACGCCGTGA
- a CDS encoding monovalent cation/H(+) antiporter subunit G, with the protein MSVADVVASICLVAGCFLCLTAGLGLIRFPDVLNRMHAATKPQVLGVLLVMTGAVIRLAGQPIVWMLVLVGVFQLLTAPVSAHMVSRIAYRRRHVRRDLLLVDELGKPADPLPSRPHPEHPEGDPDVDEPADGPDATPRTTS; encoded by the coding sequence GTGAGCGTCGCCGACGTCGTCGCGTCGATCTGCCTGGTCGCCGGCTGCTTCCTCTGCCTGACCGCGGGCCTGGGGCTCATCCGCTTCCCCGACGTGCTCAACCGGATGCACGCGGCCACCAAGCCCCAGGTGCTCGGCGTGCTGCTGGTGATGACCGGCGCGGTGATCCGGCTCGCCGGCCAGCCCATCGTCTGGATGCTGGTCCTGGTCGGGGTCTTCCAGCTGCTCACCGCCCCGGTCAGCGCGCACATGGTCAGCCGGATCGCCTACCGCCGCCGGCACGTGCGCCGCGACCTGCTGCTGGTGGACGAGCTCGGCAAGCCCGCGGACCCGCTGCCCAGCCGCCCGCACCCCGAGCACCCCGAGGGCGACCCCGACGTCGACGAGCCCGCCGACGGCCCCGACGCCACCCCCCGCACCACCTCCTAG
- the leuA gene encoding 2-isopropylmalate synthase encodes MSTDQHPHARNAQQPSAMPIGKYAPFTPVDVPDRTWPATTTTVAPRWCAVDLRDGNQALIDPMTPDRKRRMFELLVGMGYKEIEVGFPAASQTDYDFVRQLIEDDLIPDDVSIQVLTQARDELIERTFESLVGAKQAIVHLYNSTSTLQRRVVFNSDKAGIVDIAVHGARLVRKLAENMPETEIRYEYSPESFTGTELEFAVEICNAVTDVWEPTPDNPTILNLPATVEMAEPTVYADQIEWMHRHLGRRDSVVLSLHPHNDRGTAVAAAELGYRAGADRIEGCLFGNGERTGNVDLVTLGLNLFSQGIDPQIDFSDIDEIRRTVEYCNQIGVHERHPYGGDLVYTAFSGSHQDAINKGFAVMKADAAEAGVTVDDIPWAVPYLPIDPKDVGRSYEAVIRVNSQSGKGGVAYIMKTENQLDLPRRLQIEFSAVVQRHTEDEGGEVTAEQMWAAFTSEYLPDPHAPWGRLALTGHQHTASGSGPDEMTVELVDDGVPVTLTGRGNGPIAAFVDALSGVDVDVRVLDYAEHALSSGGDARAAAYVECAVGERVLWGVGIDPNIVSASLRAVVSAVNRALR; translated from the coding sequence ATGAGCACCGACCAGCACCCGCACGCCCGCAACGCCCAGCAGCCCTCGGCGATGCCGATCGGGAAGTACGCGCCGTTCACCCCGGTCGACGTCCCCGACCGCACCTGGCCCGCGACGACGACGACGGTCGCCCCCCGCTGGTGCGCCGTCGACCTGCGCGACGGCAACCAGGCGCTGATCGACCCGATGACCCCCGACCGCAAGCGCCGGATGTTCGAGCTGCTCGTCGGGATGGGCTACAAGGAGATCGAGGTCGGCTTCCCGGCCGCCAGCCAGACCGACTACGACTTCGTCCGGCAGCTGATCGAGGACGACCTGATCCCCGACGACGTCAGCATCCAGGTGCTCACCCAGGCCCGCGACGAGCTGATCGAGCGCACCTTCGAGTCCCTGGTCGGCGCCAAGCAGGCGATCGTGCACCTCTACAACTCGACCTCCACGCTGCAGCGCCGCGTGGTGTTCAACAGCGACAAGGCCGGCATCGTCGACATCGCCGTCCACGGCGCCCGGCTGGTGCGCAAGCTGGCCGAGAACATGCCGGAGACCGAGATCCGCTACGAGTACTCCCCGGAGTCCTTCACGGGCACCGAGCTGGAGTTCGCCGTCGAGATCTGCAACGCCGTCACCGACGTCTGGGAGCCCACCCCGGACAACCCGACGATCCTCAACCTGCCGGCGACCGTGGAGATGGCCGAGCCGACCGTCTACGCCGACCAGATCGAGTGGATGCACCGCCACCTGGGCCGGCGCGACTCCGTCGTCCTCTCCCTGCACCCGCACAACGACCGCGGCACCGCCGTCGCCGCCGCCGAGCTGGGCTACCGGGCCGGCGCGGACCGCATCGAGGGCTGCCTGTTCGGCAACGGCGAGCGCACCGGCAACGTCGACCTGGTGACCCTGGGCCTGAACCTGTTCAGCCAGGGCATCGACCCGCAGATCGACTTCTCCGACATCGACGAGATCCGCCGCACCGTCGAGTACTGCAACCAGATCGGCGTGCACGAGCGGCACCCCTACGGCGGCGACCTGGTCTACACCGCGTTCTCCGGCTCGCACCAGGACGCGATCAACAAGGGCTTCGCGGTCATGAAGGCCGATGCCGCCGAGGCCGGCGTGACCGTCGATGACATCCCGTGGGCCGTGCCCTACCTGCCGATCGACCCCAAGGACGTCGGCCGCAGCTACGAGGCCGTGATCCGGGTGAACAGTCAGTCCGGCAAGGGCGGCGTCGCCTACATCATGAAGACCGAGAACCAGCTGGACCTGCCGCGCCGGCTGCAGATCGAGTTCTCCGCCGTCGTCCAGCGGCACACCGAGGACGAGGGCGGCGAGGTGACCGCCGAGCAGATGTGGGCGGCCTTCACCTCGGAGTACCTCCCCGACCCGCACGCGCCCTGGGGCCGCCTCGCGCTGACCGGCCACCAGCACACCGCCAGCGGCTCGGGCCCCGACGAGATGACCGTCGAGCTCGTCGACGACGGCGTGCCGGTGACCCTGACCGGCCGCGGCAACGGCCCCATCGCGGCCTTCGTCGACGCGCTCTCCGGCGTCGACGTCGACGTCCGGGTGCTGGACTACGCCGAGCACGCCCTCTCCTCCGGCGGCGACGCCCGCGCCGCGGCCTACGTGGAGTGCGCCGTCGGCGAGCGCGTGCTGTGGGGCGTCGGCATCGACCCCAACATCGTGAGCGCCTCCCTGCGCGCCGTGGTGTCGGCGGTCAACCGCGCCCTGCGCTGA
- a CDS encoding phospholipase, which translates to MPDTEDDARDWLLTTAERDNPATAIPAWTAGNLAEPLVHGAAYFDRLVDAVEDLGEGDHLFFTDWRGDPGQKLRADGPTVDELFSRAARRGVVVRGLVWRSHWDGLSFSKEQNASLDRELEEDGAVVVRDQRVRRMGSHHQKLVLCRHPQDPSRDVAFAGGIDLGHTRRDDAEHRGDPQPQDMSDAYGDTPPWHDVQLQLRGPVVGVLDDCFRERWDDPTSPASESPFAWLHDKTLQWLGRNQMDPTPLPDQPPAPPACGPHTVQTLRTYPKVWPAFDFAPEGERSIARGYTKALTRARRLVYLEDQYLWSTDIADHLASSLREHETLQLVVVVPRVPDQQGAFSERPQQHGQAQAMRLLQEAAPGRVHVFDIENHEGTPVYVHAKVCVVDDVWAEVGSDNMNRRSWTHDSELSNAVLDTTLDEREPQDPAGLGDGARTFARDLRLELAREHLDRDDDEGLLDPDEFVAACVAAADALEGWHTGGRVGPRPPGRIRPHRRPELTRVERVWATPLYKLVHDPDGRPVRLRVRHEF; encoded by the coding sequence GTGCCCGACACCGAGGACGACGCCCGCGACTGGCTGCTGACCACCGCAGAACGCGACAACCCGGCGACCGCGATCCCGGCCTGGACGGCGGGGAACCTCGCCGAGCCCCTGGTGCACGGCGCGGCCTACTTCGACCGGCTGGTCGACGCCGTGGAGGACCTCGGCGAGGGCGACCACCTCTTCTTCACCGACTGGCGGGGCGACCCGGGCCAGAAGCTGCGTGCCGACGGCCCGACCGTCGACGAGCTGTTCTCCCGCGCCGCCCGGCGCGGGGTCGTCGTCCGCGGGCTGGTGTGGCGGTCGCACTGGGACGGGCTGAGCTTCTCCAAGGAGCAGAACGCTTCGCTGGACCGGGAGCTGGAGGAGGACGGCGCGGTCGTCGTCCGGGACCAGCGGGTGCGCCGGATGGGCAGCCACCACCAGAAGCTGGTGCTCTGCCGGCACCCGCAGGACCCCTCCCGCGACGTGGCCTTCGCCGGTGGGATCGACCTCGGGCACACCCGCCGGGACGACGCCGAGCACCGCGGCGACCCGCAGCCGCAGGACATGTCCGACGCGTACGGGGACACCCCGCCCTGGCACGACGTCCAGCTGCAGCTGCGCGGCCCGGTCGTGGGTGTGCTCGACGACTGCTTCCGCGAGCGGTGGGACGACCCGACGAGCCCGGCGTCGGAGAGCCCGTTCGCCTGGCTGCACGACAAGACGCTGCAGTGGCTGGGCCGCAACCAGATGGACCCCACCCCGCTCCCCGACCAGCCCCCGGCACCCCCGGCGTGCGGGCCGCACACGGTGCAGACGCTGCGCACCTACCCCAAGGTCTGGCCGGCCTTCGACTTCGCCCCCGAGGGCGAGCGGTCGATCGCGCGGGGGTACACCAAGGCGCTCACCCGGGCCCGGCGGCTGGTCTACCTGGAGGACCAGTACCTGTGGTCCACCGACATCGCCGACCACCTGGCCTCCTCGCTGCGCGAGCACGAGACGCTGCAGCTGGTCGTCGTCGTCCCCCGGGTGCCCGACCAGCAGGGCGCGTTCTCCGAGCGCCCGCAGCAGCACGGTCAGGCCCAGGCGATGCGGTTGCTCCAGGAGGCCGCGCCGGGCCGGGTGCACGTGTTCGACATCGAGAACCACGAGGGCACCCCGGTCTACGTGCACGCCAAGGTCTGCGTCGTCGACGACGTGTGGGCCGAGGTGGGCAGCGACAACATGAACCGGCGGTCCTGGACCCACGACAGCGAGCTGTCCAACGCCGTCCTGGACACCACCCTCGACGAGCGCGAACCGCAGGACCCGGCCGGACTCGGGGACGGCGCCCGCACGTTCGCCCGCGACCTGCGCCTGGAACTGGCCCGAGAACACCTCGACCGGGACGACGACGAGGGCCTGCTGGACCCCGACGAGTTCGTCGCCGCCTGCGTGGCGGCCGCCGACGCCCTGGAGGGCTGGCACACCGGTGGCCGCGTCGGCCCCCGTCCCCCGGGTCGGATCCGGCCGCACCGCCGGCCCGAGCTGACCCGGGTGGAACGGGTCTGGGCGACCCCGCTCTACAAGCTGGTCCACGACCCGGACGGTCGCCCCGTCCGACTCAGGGTGCGCCACGAGTTCTGA
- a CDS encoding aspartate kinase yields the protein MALVVQKYGGSSVANAERVKRVAERVVAAKKQGHDVVVVVSAMGDTTDDLLDQASQITADPPGRELDMLLTAGERISMALLAIAISVHGYQARSFTGSQAGVITTSSHGKARIIDVTPGRLRSALDEGSIVIVAGFQGVSQDTKDITTLGRGGSDTTAVAVAAALHADVCEIYTDVDGVFTADPRIVPNARRLDTVTYEEMLELAACGAKVLMLRCVEYARRYDIPVHVRSSYSQLPGTTVSGSMEDLTVEQAIISGVAHDRSEGKITVYGVPDRPGEAAQLFRVLADAEINIDMIVQNVSASATKLADISFTLPKSDGPTALAALEKVKHTVGFTDVVFDQHIGKVSLVGAGMRSHPGVSAKFFGALADAGVNLDLISTSEIRISVVCREEDVDLAVRAVHDAFELGSDVEAVVYGGTGR from the coding sequence GTGGCCCTGGTCGTGCAGAAGTACGGCGGTTCGTCCGTCGCCAACGCCGAACGCGTGAAGCGCGTCGCCGAACGCGTCGTGGCGGCCAAGAAGCAGGGCCACGACGTGGTCGTCGTCGTCTCCGCGATGGGCGACACCACCGACGACCTGCTGGACCAGGCCAGCCAGATCACCGCCGACCCGCCCGGCCGCGAGCTGGACATGCTGCTCACCGCCGGCGAGCGCATCTCCATGGCGTTGCTGGCCATCGCGATCTCGGTGCACGGCTACCAGGCGCGGTCGTTCACCGGCTCGCAGGCCGGGGTGATCACCACGTCCAGCCACGGCAAGGCGCGGATCATCGACGTCACCCCGGGCCGGCTGCGTTCGGCGCTGGACGAGGGCTCGATCGTGATCGTCGCGGGGTTCCAGGGCGTCAGCCAGGACACCAAGGACATCACCACGCTGGGCCGCGGCGGTTCGGACACCACCGCGGTCGCGGTCGCGGCAGCGCTGCACGCCGACGTCTGCGAGATCTACACCGACGTGGACGGCGTCTTCACCGCCGACCCGCGGATCGTCCCCAACGCCCGGCGGCTGGACACCGTCACCTACGAGGAGATGCTGGAGCTCGCCGCCTGCGGGGCGAAGGTCCTCATGCTGCGGTGCGTCGAGTACGCCCGCCGCTACGACATCCCGGTGCACGTCCGCAGCTCCTACTCACAGCTCCCCGGCACCACGGTGTCCGGTTCGATGGAGGACCTCACGGTGGAACAGGCCATCATCTCCGGCGTCGCGCACGACCGGAGCGAAGGCAAGATCACGGTCTACGGCGTCCCGGACCGGCCCGGTGAGGCCGCCCAGCTGTTCCGGGTGCTGGCCGACGCCGAGATCAACATCGACATGATCGTGCAGAACGTGTCGGCCTCGGCGACCAAGCTCGCCGACATCTCCTTCACCCTGCCCAAGAGCGACGGCCCCACCGCGCTGGCCGCCCTGGAGAAGGTCAAGCACACGGTCGGGTTCACCGACGTGGTCTTCGACCAGCACATCGGCAAGGTCTCCCTCGTCGGTGCGGGCATGCGCTCGCACCCGGGCGTCTCGGCCAAGTTCTTCGGCGCGCTCGCCGACGCCGGGGTCAACCTGGACCTGATCAGCACCTCGGAGATCCGCATCTCGGTCGTCTGCCGCGAGGAGGACGTCGACCTCGCCGTCCGCGCCGTGCACGACGCGTTCGAGCTGGGCTCCGACGTCGAGGCCGTCGTCTACGGCGGGACCGGGCGATGA
- a CDS encoding aspartate-semialdehyde dehydrogenase, translated as MRPLHLGVVGATGQVGVAMRQILAERDFPLASIRFFASARSAGTTLPWGDGEITVEDASTADPTGLDVALFSAGATTSRAQAPRFAAAGVTVIDNSSAFRKDPSIPLVCSEVNPGDIALAGEQRIIANPNCTTMAAMPVLKPLHDEAGLTRIVASTYQAVSGSGVAGVRELHGQALAVVAEADQLAYDGSALAFPDPAVYVAPIAFNVLPMAGSVVDDGSFETDEEQKLRNESRKILGIPDLRVSGTCVRVPVFTGHSLSLNVEFSREISVERARELLAGAPGVELVDVPTPLQAAGKDPSYVGRVRQDGPNGLALFVSNDNLRKGAALNTVQIAELIAAQG; from the coding sequence ATGAGGCCGCTGCACCTGGGCGTCGTCGGCGCGACCGGTCAGGTCGGCGTCGCCATGCGGCAGATCCTGGCCGAGCGCGACTTCCCGCTCGCGAGCATCCGGTTCTTCGCCTCCGCCCGCTCGGCCGGCACCACGCTGCCCTGGGGCGACGGCGAGATCACCGTCGAGGACGCCTCGACGGCCGACCCGACCGGGCTGGACGTGGCGCTGTTCTCCGCCGGTGCCACCACCTCGCGCGCCCAGGCCCCCCGCTTCGCCGCGGCCGGGGTGACGGTCATCGACAACAGCTCGGCGTTCCGCAAGGACCCGTCGATCCCGCTGGTCTGCAGCGAGGTCAACCCCGGCGACATCGCGCTGGCCGGTGAGCAGCGCATCATCGCCAACCCCAACTGCACGACCATGGCCGCGATGCCGGTGCTCAAGCCGCTGCACGACGAGGCCGGGCTGACCCGGATCGTCGCCTCGACCTACCAGGCCGTCTCCGGCTCCGGCGTCGCCGGCGTCCGGGAGCTGCACGGGCAGGCGCTCGCCGTCGTGGCGGAGGCCGACCAGCTGGCCTACGACGGGTCGGCGCTGGCCTTCCCCGACCCGGCCGTCTACGTCGCGCCGATCGCGTTCAACGTGCTGCCGATGGCCGGCTCCGTCGTCGACGACGGGTCCTTCGAGACCGACGAGGAGCAGAAGCTCCGCAACGAGTCCCGCAAGATCCTCGGCATCCCCGACCTGCGGGTCTCCGGCACCTGCGTCCGGGTGCCGGTCTTCACCGGGCACTCGCTGTCGCTGAACGTGGAGTTCTCGCGGGAGATCAGCGTCGAGCGCGCCCGCGAGCTGCTGGCCGGCGCCCCCGGGGTCGAGCTGGTCGACGTCCCCACGCCGTTGCAGGCCGCCGGCAAGGACCCCTCCTACGTCGGCCGGGTCCGCCAGGACGGACCCAACGGCCTGGCCCTGTTCGTCTCCAACGACAACCTGCGCAAGGGCGCCGCGCTGAACACCGTGCAGATCGCGGAGCTCATCGCCGCCCAGGGCTGA
- a CDS encoding S9 family peptidase, with protein sequence MGAVDALSPEITARWQARFRAPRVSLPDWAEDAPQRCLFASDVTGVVEQYTWDRDTGEQRQVTDRANGTLAATISPDGESIWWFADTDGDEFGVWRRQPFTGGEDVVAVPEVGPAYPSGLEIGRRLVALGRSTDDGSELWVAPVGGTPTVCYSTPDTAAVDGLSHDDDLVVISHSEPGDPRYPALRVFDVAAFLAAGGGQTTADSPWVVAEKWDGEGRGLHALGFAPVPGDRRLLVGHERRGREELLIWDVATDTETEVVLDLPGDVTAGWYPDGSALLVGHDHAARSELYRYDLATGELTRLETPPGVVRGATARPDGSVELAWSSSERPPVIRRADGPVVLAAPGDEPPAAYPVEDRWVPGPGGDVHALLVRPAGQAPYATAFLVHGGPESADDDSYRARRAAYVDAGYAVVHVNYRGSSGYGSTWRDALTGNPGPTELEDVAAVYDSLVAEGVVDPTRTLLTGGSWGGFLTLLGLGTQPERWTAGIAEVPVADYLAAYEDEMEGLRAYDRALFGGSPDEVPDVYRRSSPLTHVDAVVAPVLVVAGANDPRCPIRQIDNYLAALTERGKEHEVYRFDAGHGSLVIEETIRQVEVALDFALRHVRP encoded by the coding sequence ATGGGCGCCGTGGACGCCCTCTCCCCCGAGATCACCGCCCGTTGGCAGGCCCGCTTCCGCGCCCCCCGCGTCAGCCTGCCCGACTGGGCCGAGGACGCCCCCCAGCGCTGCCTGTTCGCCTCCGACGTCACCGGCGTGGTGGAGCAGTACACCTGGGACCGCGACACCGGTGAGCAGCGCCAGGTCACCGACCGGGCCAACGGCACGCTGGCGGCCACGATCAGCCCGGACGGCGAGAGCATCTGGTGGTTCGCCGACACCGACGGCGACGAGTTCGGCGTCTGGCGCCGGCAGCCGTTCACCGGCGGCGAGGACGTCGTCGCCGTCCCGGAGGTGGGCCCGGCCTACCCCTCGGGCCTGGAGATCGGCCGTCGACTGGTGGCCCTGGGCCGGTCGACCGACGACGGCAGCGAGCTGTGGGTCGCACCGGTCGGCGGCACCCCCACCGTCTGCTACTCGACCCCCGACACCGCCGCTGTCGACGGCCTCTCCCACGACGACGACCTGGTCGTGATCAGCCACTCCGAGCCCGGCGACCCCCGCTACCCCGCGCTGCGGGTGTTCGACGTGGCCGCCTTCCTGGCCGCCGGGGGCGGGCAGACCACCGCCGACAGCCCCTGGGTGGTGGCCGAGAAGTGGGACGGCGAGGGCCGCGGCCTGCACGCACTCGGGTTCGCCCCCGTGCCCGGCGACCGCCGGCTGCTGGTCGGCCACGAGCGCCGCGGCCGCGAGGAGCTGCTGATCTGGGACGTCGCCACCGACACCGAGACCGAGGTCGTGCTGGACCTGCCCGGCGACGTGACCGCCGGCTGGTACCCCGACGGCTCGGCCCTGCTGGTCGGCCACGACCACGCCGCCCGCAGCGAGCTGTACCGGTACGACCTGGCCACCGGTGAGCTGACCCGGCTGGAGACCCCGCCGGGCGTCGTCCGCGGCGCCACCGCCCGCCCCGACGGCTCGGTGGAGCTTGCCTGGTCCAGCTCGGAGCGTCCGCCGGTCATCCGCCGGGCCGACGGTCCGGTCGTGCTGGCCGCCCCCGGCGACGAGCCCCCGGCCGCGTACCCGGTCGAGGACCGCTGGGTCCCCGGCCCCGGCGGCGACGTGCACGCCCTGCTGGTGCGCCCGGCCGGGCAGGCGCCGTACGCGACGGCGTTCCTGGTGCACGGTGGCCCGGAGTCCGCCGACGACGACTCCTACCGCGCCCGCCGGGCGGCCTACGTCGACGCCGGGTACGCCGTCGTCCACGTCAACTACCGGGGCTCCTCGGGCTACGGCTCGACCTGGCGGGACGCCCTCACCGGCAACCCCGGCCCCACCGAGCTCGAGGACGTCGCCGCCGTCTACGACTCCCTCGTCGCCGAGGGCGTCGTCGACCCGACCCGCACGCTGCTCACCGGCGGCTCGTGGGGCGGCTTCCTCACCCTGCTCGGCCTGGGCACCCAGCCCGAGCGCTGGACCGCCGGCATCGCCGAGGTGCCGGTGGCGGACTACCTGGCCGCCTACGAGGACGAGATGGAGGGCCTGCGGGCCTACGACCGGGCGCTGTTCGGCGGCTCCCCCGACGAGGTGCCCGACGTGTACCGCCGGTCCTCGCCGCTCACCCACGTCGACGCCGTCGTCGCCCCGGTGCTCGTGGTCGCCGGCGCGAACGACCCGCGCTGCCCCATCCGCCAGATCGACAACTACCTCGCCGCGCTGACCGAGCGCGGCAAGGAGCACGAGGTCTACCGCTTCGACGCCGGCCACGGCTCCCTGGTCATCGAGGAGACCATCCGCCAGGTCGAGGTCGCCCTGGACTTCGCCCTGCGCCACGTGCGGCCCTGA
- a CDS encoding HlyC/CorC family transporter has protein sequence MSDAVALLVLVALLLGNAFFVAAEFALVSARVDQIEPRATAGSARAQKTLTAMRNVSQMMAGAQLGITLCSLGLGAVGEPAVAHLIEVPLESAGVPEGLLHPIALVVALSIVTVLHMVLGEMVPKNITIAGPDRAAIALGPPMARVVTVLKPLIWFFNTLANAFVRLFGVQPTDEVAASFDSSEIRSMITQSRSQGLLGDEVGELAAGALGFETHDARSVLLPTDELVTVTREATPRDLERAVGEHGFSRYPVLDAAGGWLGYVHVKDVLGVTERDDPFPDAALEHFVELSPDEPLPEVLQAMREAGVHLGRVVEDGDVLGVVALEDVLEQLIGDVRDASVEDRAPTTSGRS, from the coding sequence GTGAGCGATGCCGTGGCACTGCTCGTGCTGGTCGCCCTGCTGCTGGGCAACGCGTTCTTCGTGGCCGCGGAGTTCGCGCTCGTCTCGGCCCGGGTCGACCAGATCGAGCCCCGGGCCACCGCGGGCTCGGCGCGGGCGCAGAAGACGCTGACCGCGATGCGGAACGTGTCCCAGATGATGGCGGGAGCGCAGCTGGGCATCACCCTGTGCTCGCTGGGCCTGGGGGCGGTCGGCGAACCCGCGGTGGCGCACCTGATCGAGGTGCCGCTGGAGAGCGCCGGCGTGCCCGAGGGCCTGCTGCACCCCATCGCGCTGGTGGTGGCCCTGTCGATCGTGACGGTGCTGCACATGGTGCTCGGGGAGATGGTGCCCAAGAACATCACCATCGCCGGCCCGGACCGCGCCGCGATCGCCCTGGGCCCGCCGATGGCGAGGGTCGTCACGGTGCTCAAGCCGTTGATCTGGTTCTTCAACACCCTGGCCAACGCCTTCGTGCGCCTGTTCGGGGTGCAGCCCACCGACGAGGTGGCCGCGAGCTTCGACAGCTCGGAGATCCGCTCGATGATCACCCAGTCGCGCAGCCAGGGCCTGCTCGGCGACGAGGTCGGCGAGCTGGCGGCCGGGGCGCTGGGCTTCGAGACCCACGACGCCCGGTCGGTGCTGCTGCCCACCGACGAGCTGGTGACCGTGACCCGCGAGGCCACCCCGCGGGACCTGGAACGCGCGGTCGGCGAGCACGGCTTCAGCCGCTACCCGGTGCTCGACGCCGCCGGTGGCTGGCTGGGCTACGTGCACGTCAAGGACGTGCTGGGCGTGACCGAGCGGGACGACCCGTTCCCCGACGCGGCGCTGGAGCACTTCGTCGAGCTCTCCCCCGACGAGCCGCTCCCCGAGGTGCTGCAGGCGATGCGCGAGGCCGGGGTGCACCTGGGCCGGGTGGTCGAGGACGGCGACGTGCTCGGCGTCGTGGCGCTGGAGGACGTGCTCGAGCAGCTCATCGGCGACGTGCGCGACGCCTCGGTCGAGGACCGGGCGCCGACCACCTCCGGGCGCAGCTGA